From Onychostoma macrolepis isolate SWU-2019 chromosome 05, ASM1243209v1, whole genome shotgun sequence, one genomic window encodes:
- the ptger4b gene encoding prostaglandin E receptor 4 (subtype EP4) b, with protein MNETSTSRGKEGWDPTIPVIMFIFGVVGNVIAIVVLRKSRKEQKETTFYTLVCGLAVTDLLGTLLASPVTIATYVKGEWPGGNALCQYSGFILLFFSLAGLSIICAMSVERYLAINHAYFYNHYVDQRVAGLTLAVIYVSNALFCALPSMGLGSVVQQKPGTWCFIDWHSNDSTNATFSYMYAGFSSVLILATVLCNVLVCAALIMMHKRFVRRTSLGTDQARVAEIRRRRSFARLAGAEIQMVIVLIATSIVVLICSIPLVVQVFVNQLYHSPVVTLAKLNPDLKAIRIASVNPILDPWIYILLRKTVMQKILEKIKCLFCRIGGRRHGRSTTEFHCGNGVHSSSVMSRDLPSLVLPELPEVISTSQMYLYPMEAGQDMGCCGGSVQSRTCSTSTEQTLLQDSQVAELSSEENRTDFVKSHSCTRSNTNEAQCSKHQPLQVTFTDETLSLQERSI; from the exons ATGAACGAAACGAGCACGAGTCGTGGCAAGGAAGGTTGGGATCCCACCATCCCGGTGattatgttcatttttggtGTTGTCGGTAACGTGATTGCTATCGTAGTGCTTCGAAAGTCGCGAAAAGAGCAAAAAGAGACCACTTTTTACACCCTGGTGTGTGGACTTGCCGTAACTGACCTTTTGGGAACTCTCCTCGCGAGCCCAGTCACCATTGCCACCTATGTGAAGGGAGAGTGGCCCGGCGGGAACGCGCTGTGTCAGTATTCCGGCTTCATTTTACTCTTCTTCTCCTTGGCAGGTCTCAGTATTATCTGTGCCATGTCCGTCGAGAGGTACCTCGCCATCAATCACGCGTATTTCTACAACCACTACGTGGACCAGCGGGTGGCAGGCTTGACTCTCGCGGTGATCTATGTGTCCAATGCACTCTTCTGCGCTCTTCCCAGCATGGGACTGGGATCCGTGGTGCAACAGAAACCAGGAACCTGGTGTTTCATTGACTGGCATAGCAACGACAGCACGAACGCCACTTTCTCTTACATGTACGCGGGCTTCAGCTCCGTCCTCATCCTCGCCACGGTCCTCTGTAACGTGCTGGTGTGCGCGGCTCTCATCATGATGCACAAGCGCTTCGTCCGCAGGACCTCGCTGGGGACGGACCAGGCGCGAGTCGCGGAGATCAGGCGCAGGCGAAGTTTCGCGCGTCTGGCCGGCGCGGAGATCCAGATGGTCATCGTTCTCATAGCCACGTCCATTGTCGTTCTCATCTGCTCAATTCCTTTAGTG GTGCAGGTGTTTGTGAACCAGCTGTATCATTCTCCAGTAGTGACGCTAGCAAAGCTGAACCCGGACCTTAAAGCCATCCGAATTGCCTCTGTCAACCCCATTCTGGACCCCTGGATCTACATCCTGCTGAGAAAGACAGTCATGCAGAAGATTTTAGAAAAGATCAAGTGCCTCTTCTGCCGTATCGGTGGGAGGAGACACGGGAGGAGCACTACGGAGTTCCACTGCGGTAACGGCGTCCACAGCTCATCGGTCATGTCTCGTGATTTGCCGTCGCTAGTGCTGCCCGAGCTGCCAGAGGTGATCAGCACATCGCAGATGTACCTGTATCCCATGGAGGCGGGACAGGACATGGGCTGCTGCGGTGGCTCTGTGCAGAGCAGGACGTGTTCGACTTCAACCGAGCAAACCCTTCTGCAGGACTCTCAGGTGGCAGAGCTCAGCAGTGAAGAAAACAGGACGGACTTTGTGAAATCACATTCGTGCACGCGCTCCAACACAAATGAAGCCCAGTGTTCCAAGCATCAGCCGCTGCAGGTGACCTTTACAGATGAGACTTTGAGCTTGCAAGAAAGAAGCATATGA
- the LOC131541160 gene encoding immunoglobulin superfamily DCC subclass member 3-like produces the protein MKRNYSRLHRGKVNCHKKAIMALPKFHTHPESMSVDEGGVARFQCQVNGIPEANITWENDSVVLRASDDRYTLLPMLILQITGAKKSESEQNCLRIYHSMD, from the exons ATGAAGAG aaattattcaaGACTGCACAGAGGCAAAGTTAACTGTCACAAGAAAGCGATTATGGCTCTTCCTAAATTCCACACTCATCCAGAGTCCATGTCAGTAGATGAGGGAGGTGTTGCACGTTTCCAATGTCAGGTCAATGGTATTCCTGAGGCCAACATTACTTGGGAGAATGACAGTGTTGTGCTTAGAGCATCTGATGACAG GTACACACTTCTCCCAATGCTTATTCTACAGATTACAGGAGCTAAGAAATCAGAAAGTGAACAGAACTGTTTAAGAATTTATCACTCCATGGATTGA